From a single Oncorhynchus nerka isolate Pitt River linkage group LG11, Oner_Uvic_2.0, whole genome shotgun sequence genomic region:
- the LOC115136719 gene encoding G protein-activated inward rectifier potassium channel 3-like — protein MFSTVISNSCALYGDYGNYGPPPYPRKNIRPRASLRHNPYNPYRPYLRRVDTRVSLANPNKISRTTSRGQYVTMPVHHPKLHPLPVSQRIIQSQHKARQTRSAERFSSYDTSSWIGKGSSKPNRGKKTQNKATSSSSKSTGDIRHKSSSSNGRQHHRYFTKDGMCRGSSYSSKNKMCDLIGTLVDLKYSWILFVFTLCYTVTWAAFAELYFLGAWLRGDMEHIQDPQWQPCFEKLDSFHSALSISMDSQVINGYGSRVVSANCMDGLVLMMAQSIIESVLDTLMLGCILAKLARPKRRLPTLLFSQHCVVSERDERLCLMFNVKTLKETHMLVAEIRAKLIKSHHTKEGEFILLEQRELTLGMGPDGTRLFTVEPQTMEHVIDEQSPLWGISADSLEWDTFEIVVMVDGAIQDAGTAFHVRTSYTEDEIFWGQRFKSHKPLEKRGIGSNHKTSDKNYKVQTATHSDREMAVRQRHERSPGHDTDSVPSNMPTRKVHYQYLSDQMLLCNSVTNNIGTGTKKLSKNEFFI, from the exons ATGTTCTCCACGGTGATCTCCAACAGCTGTGCACTCTATGGGGACTATGGCAACTATGGACCTCCCCCATACCCCAGGAAGAACATCAGACCCAGAGCTTCACTTCGACACAACCCATATAACCCATACAGGCCATACCTGAGGAGG GTGGACACAAGAGTATCTTTAGCCAATCCCAATAAAATCTCCAGGACcaccagtaggggtcagtatgtCACCATGCCTGTTCACCATCCAAAGCTGCATCCACTGCCGGTCAGTCAGAGGATCATCCAATCACAGCACAAAGCAAGACAGACCAGGAGTGCTGAGAGGTTCTCCAGTTATGATACAAGCTCCTGGATTGGGAAAGGCTCTAGTAAACCTAATAGAGGGAAGAAAACACAGAACAAGGCCACATCTTCTTCTTCCAAGAGTACAGGAGACATAAGACACAAGAGTTCCAGTTCTAATGGTCGCCAGCACCATCGCTACTTCACCAAGGATGGCATGTGTCGTGGCTCATCATACAGTTCCAAGAACAAGATGTGTGACCTGATCGGCACCCTGGTGGATCTGAAGTACAGCTGGATCCTATTTGTCTTCACCCTGTGCTACACCGTCACCTGGGCAGCCTTCGCAGAGCTCTACTTCCTGGGAGCTTGGCTGCGTGGTGATATGGAACACATACAAGACCCGCAATGGCAGCCATGCTTTGAGAAACTGGACAGTTTCCATTcggccctctctatctccatggACAGCCAAGTCATCAACGGCTACGGCTCTAGAGTGGTCTCAGCCAACTGCATGGACGGGCTGGTTCTCATGATGGCACAGTCCATCATTGAATCAGTGTTAGACACCCTGATGCTGGGCTGCATCCTGGCCAAGCTAGCCAGGCCTAAGAGGAGGCTGCCCACTCTGTTATTCAGTCAGCACTGTGTGGTCTCTGAGAGGGATGAGAGGCTGTGCCTGATGTTCAACGTCAAGACTCTGAAAGAAACACACATGCTGGTGGCAGAGATAAGAGCCAAGCTGATCAAATCTCACCATACCAAAGAGGGAGAGTTCATCCTGTTGGAGCAGAGAGAGCTGACTCTGGGGATGGGGCCAGATGGAACCAGGCTGTTCACAGTGGAGCCCCAGACCATGGAGCATGTCATTGATGAACAAAGTCCTCTCTGGGGCATCAGCGCTGACTCTTTAGAGTGGGATACCTTTGAAATTGTGGTCATGGTGGACGGAGCCATTCAAGACGCAG GCACAGCCTTCCATGTGAGGACCTCCTACACAGAAGATGAGATTTTTTGGGGACAGCGCTTTAAGTCACACAAGCCACTAGAAAAGAGGGGGATTGGTTCCAATCACAAGACCTCTGATAAGAACTATAAGGTCCAGACTGccacacacagtgacagagagaTGGCAGTGAGACAAAGACATGAGAGATCTCCTGGACACGACACAGACTCTGTCCCCTCCAACATGCCTACAAGGAAAGTACATTACCAGTATTTATCTGATCAAATGTTACTGTGCAACTCAGTCACTAATAACATTGGCACAGGAACTAAGAAACTTAGTAAGAATGAGTTCTTTATATAA